The Chloroflexota bacterium genome window below encodes:
- a CDS encoding type I glyceraldehyde-3-phosphate dehydrogenase has protein sequence PHKDLRRARAAALNIIPTTTGAAEAVALVIPELKGKFTGLALRVPTPTVSIVDFVGEVQKKVTAAEVNAAFREAAEGELKGILGYTEEPLVSMDFKGDTRSSIVDGRTTAVIGETMVKVVAWYDNEWGYSCRVADLTHYMASKF, from the coding sequence CCCCATAAAGACCTACGCCGTGCCCGGGCCGCGGCCCTCAACATCATCCCCACCACCACTGGAGCTGCCGAGGCAGTGGCTCTGGTCATCCCGGAACTGAAGGGCAAGTTCACTGGTTTGGCGCTGCGTGTGCCCACCCCCACGGTGTCCATCGTGGATTTCGTGGGTGAGGTGCAGAAGAAAGTCACCGCGGCCGAGGTGAATGCGGCGTTCAGAGAAGCAGCGGAGGGCGAACTGAAAGGCATCCTGGGCTATACGGAGGAGCCGCTGGTATCTATGGACTTCAAAGGCGATACCCGTTCCTCTATTGTGGATGGTCGCACCACCGCTGTCATTGGTGAGACCATGGTGAAGGTAGTTGCCTGGTATGACAATGAGTGGGGCTATTCTTGTCGCGTCGCCGATCTAACCCACTACATGGCATCGAAGTTCTAG